A window of the Lactuca sativa cultivar Salinas chromosome 5, Lsat_Salinas_v11, whole genome shotgun sequence genome harbors these coding sequences:
- the LOC111887290 gene encoding uncharacterized protein LOC111887290 isoform X1, protein MGQAFRRASGRIRTPAPPSSSSQLNKPLDRSQPVAPVNNNLPSGGNVDPISDVPPRNSADDVIEERDSQYDAMLNKMVGRIQTKPGGKLETGEAYVVDKYNRPMPKLRNTTPESGRYEHKPAAPGTLNVGQLRHIILLYQGKAEDHNGPMDVNQIAKRYRLDVSQVQRAVQFLSLPPEFLNKPKRDPR, encoded by the exons CCGTACGCCTGCACCTCCATCTTCATCGTCTCAGCTGAATAAGCCACTTGATCGTAGCCAACCGGTGGCTCCTGTAAACAATAATCTTCCCAGCGGTGGTAATGTTGACCCTATATCTG ATGTTCCACCAAGAAACAGTGCTGATGATGTAATTGAAGAACGTGACTCTCAATATGATGCCATGCTTAACAAGATGGTTGGCCGAATTCAAACAAAACCTGGAGGGAAACTGGAGACAGGTGAG GCATATGTGGTGGACAAGTACAATAGACCAATGCCAAAGCTAAGAAACACAACTCCAGAATCGGGCAGATATGAACACAAACCAGCTGCCCCGGGTACCCTAAATGTAGGCCAGCTTCGCCACATCATCCTTTTATATCAAGGAAAAGCCGAAGACCATAATGGGCCTATGGATGTCAACCAAATAGCAAAAAGATACCGTTTAGATGTTTCTCAAGTTCAACGGGCTGTTCAGTTTCTTTCACTTCCACCAGAATTTCTGAATAAACCAAAACGGGATCCAAGGTaa